A stretch of Chanodichthys erythropterus isolate Z2021 chromosome 20, ASM2448905v1, whole genome shotgun sequence DNA encodes these proteins:
- the fignl2 gene encoding fidgetin-like protein 2, with protein MLSPIVPYSLLKMHWNPEHAQPLSQWPEQHLDVSSTTSSPAHKSELYPSRSRGSYSYAWANDDISALTASNLLKRYAEKYSGMLDSPYERPAVGAYTEPGAFGALNGGQKSELEPWPLTHSTDGAYPLVPPSSHDGLSGPKVVPTSAGPPGSGNVSAVNSNLSDSGYSGSSSCSGPHSSDYPPSYNGTYLSSGYCPQPSSALPPTSLHALQPNPTLLPSYTPSAPVYNYPPSTYPHQTSLAPSYTHPTAPYIPSGIAAPSPLPSRPTVVGGSYGYQNSSLGGSEPGGSLKRKAFEMTLDEEDGDSSRYRKYSYDPMKTGGESPYGVTDKVECRGNGFGTGSTDPQAFKPSKPSSQSSLEGDEVGKYSGLKPLVSPTYGAAGDYSPPAAMTGENGGTEQGFSQHRSQKRSDPMKSMEPQMLELVSRELQDCSPALLWSELAGNCHIKAALEEDLLWPVLRPNPAICPPRTVLLFGPQGGGKTTLARSMASQLGATFYRLSGATLASKLKGEAEQLLITLFSVATARQPSVVLLSEVESVEEEGLRQQLQAQLEKTQHGQSGLVLVVCTTRRPDLIKDPLLRCFSKRYHIGLPDGSTRRHVLLQALAPQGCNLGEREMSAVLQRSEGFSVWELLQLCQQALASASASAPVPLHGLPASLSSPTLQDFENAFCKVRPNSTPKELDTCMEWSKVYSH; from the exons ATGCTGAGTCCCATTGTTCCCTATA GCCTATTGAAGATGCACTGGAACCCGGAGCATGCCCAGCCCCTGAGCCAGTGGCCTGAGCAGCATTTGGACGTGTCCTCCACCACCTCATCCCCTGCCCACAAGTCTGAGCTCTACCCCAGCCGCAGCCGTGGCTCCTACAGCTACGCCTGGGCAAATGATGACATCTCAGCCCTTACTGCCTCCAACCTGCTGAAGCGTTATGCTGAAAAATACTCGGGCATGCTAGACTCACCATACGAACGCCCAGCTGTGGGCGCATACACTGAGCCTGGAGCTTTTGGGGCTCTCAACGGAGGCCAGAAAAGTGAACTGGAACCTTGGCCTCTTACGCACAGCACTGATGGGGCATATCCCTTAGTGCCTCCTTCATCTCATGATGGTCTGTCTGGGCCAAAGGTGGTTCCCACATCAGCAGGCCCACCAGGCTCTGGCAATGTATCAGCTGTTAACAGCAACCTTTCAGACTCTGGCTACAGCGGGAGCAGCTCCTGCAGTGGGCCCCATTCCAGTGACTACCCCCCCAGTTACAACGGCACCTACCTCTCATCAGGGTACTGTCCCCAACCCAGTTCAGCACTTCCACCAACCTCGTTACATGCCCTTCAGCCTAACCCCACACTTCTCCCCAGTTACACACCTTCTGCGCCTGTGTACAACTACCCCCCTAGCACCTACCCTCACCAGACTAGCCTTGCTCCTAGTTACACCCACCCAACAGCCCCTTACATCCCCTCGGGCATAGCTGCCCCCTCTCCGCTACCCTCAAGACCCACAGTGGTTGGTGGCAGCTATGGATATCAGAACAGCAGTCTAGGCGGCTCAGAGCCAGGGGGCTCTTTGAAGAGAAAAGCATTTGAGATGACCCTGGATGAGGAAGATGGAGACAGTTCACGCTATAGGAAGTATAGCTATGACCCCATGAAAACTGGGGGAGAATCTCCATATGGGGTCACTGATAAAGTTGAGTGCCGTGGAAATGGCTTTGGAACAGGCAGCACGGATCCTCAAGCCTTTAAGCCTAGTAAACCTTCATCTCAGTCAAGCCTCGAAGGAGATGAAGTTGGAAAGTACAGTGGGCTGAAGCCCTTGGTTTCACCAACATATGGAGCAGCAGGGGACTACAGCCCCCCAGCAGCCATGACTGGGGAGAATGGAGGTACAGAGCAGGGCTTCTCCCAGCATCGTTCGCAGAAGCGCTCCGATCCTATGAAAAGCATGGAGCCCCAAATGCTGGAGCTAGTAAGTCGAGAACTGCAGGATTGCAGTCCAGCATTGCTTTGGAGTGAACTGGCTGGGAACTGTCACATCAAAGCAGCGCTGGAGGAAGACCTGTTGTGGCCTGTCCTGCGACCCAACCCTGCCATCTGCCCACCCAGAACCGTCCTGCTGTTTGGCCCTCAAGGAGGGGGCAAAACCACACTGGCACGATCCATGGCATCTCAACTGGGTGCTACCTTCTATAGGCTGAGTGGTGCAACTTTGGCCTCTAAATTGAAAGGAGAGGCAGAGCAACTATTGATCACCCTGTTCTCGGTTGCAACGGCCCGACAACCTTCAGTGGTGCTGCTTAGCGAGGTGGAGTCTGTTGAGGAGGAAGGTCTCAGACAGCAACTGCAGGCCCAGCTAGAGAAGACCCAGCATGGTCAGAGCGGCCTGGTTCTGGTGGTGTGCACTACAAGACGGCCTGATTTGATCAAAGATCCCCTTCTGCGCTGCTTCTCCAAGCGTTACCATATAGGCTTGCCAGATGGGAGCACACGCAGACACGTGCTTCTGCAGGCGCTGGCGCCCCAAGGCTGCAATCTGGGTGAAAGGGAGATGTCAGCAGTACTGCAGCGTTCAGAAGGCTTCTCTGTCTGGGAGCTGCTGCAGCTCTGCCAGCAGGCTCTGGCATCAGCTTCTGCATCGGCACCCGTGCCCTTGCACGGCCTCCCTGCATCCCTTTCTTCTCCTACCCTCCAAGACTTTGAAAATGCTTTCTGCAAGGTACGTCCAAACAGCACCCCCAAAGAACTGGACACTTGTATGGAGTGGAGCAAGGTTTATAGCCACTGA